A window of Flavobacterium flavigenum contains these coding sequences:
- a CDS encoding SRPBCC family protein gives MTFDDYFVDEMEEGKFKTFKHEHFFKEINGVTIMTDQLHYETPFGIIGKLFDTLFLKKHLIYFLLERNKTLKKIAENK, from the coding sequence ATGACTTTTGATGATTATTTTGTAGATGAGATGGAAGAAGGAAAATTCAAAACCTTCAAACATGAGCATTTTTTTAAAGAAATAAACGGAGTCACCATAATGACAGATCAACTGCACTATGAAACTCCGTTTGGCATTATCGGAAAATTATTCGATACTCTGTTTTTAAAAAAACATCTGATTTATTTTCTATTGGAAAGAAATAAAACTCTCAAAAAAATAGCTGAAAATAAATAG
- a CDS encoding TIGR01777 family oxidoreductase has translation MKKLIIAAGTGFLGQVLVNHFKDKFEEIVILTRGNSKTIDGIKYVNWNARNFTGWEKELENATVLINLAGKSVDCRYTKKNKKEILLSRIESTKILNKAVLNCQNPPKHWLNSSTATIYRFSLDKQMDEADGEIGNDFSINVALSWEKAFFKTETPKTLKTALRTSIVLGKNGGAFIPLKNLAKLGFGGKQGKGDQFVSWIHEEDFANAVNFIIEKEMTGFINVVSPEPIRNADFMQKLRKTIGFPFGIPVNTFLLKIGSFFIRTEAELILKSRNVIPKRLLENGFEFKFGSIDKAFQNLLH, from the coding sequence ATGAAAAAACTCATTATCGCAGCAGGAACCGGATTTTTAGGACAGGTTTTAGTAAATCATTTCAAAGATAAATTTGAAGAAATCGTAATACTGACCAGAGGAAACTCAAAAACAATTGACGGAATTAAATATGTAAACTGGAATGCCAGAAATTTTACAGGCTGGGAAAAAGAATTAGAAAATGCTACGGTTTTAATCAATCTTGCCGGAAAATCAGTAGATTGCCGTTATACCAAAAAAAACAAAAAAGAGATTCTTTTATCCCGAATTGAAAGCACTAAAATTCTAAATAAAGCAGTTTTAAATTGTCAAAACCCACCAAAGCACTGGCTGAATTCTTCAACCGCAACTATTTATCGTTTTTCATTAGACAAGCAAATGGACGAAGCTGATGGAGAAATCGGAAATGATTTTTCAATCAACGTAGCGCTTTCATGGGAAAAAGCATTTTTTAAAACTGAAACACCAAAAACCTTAAAAACTGCTTTGCGAACTTCAATAGTTTTAGGAAAAAACGGAGGTGCATTTATTCCGTTGAAGAATTTAGCAAAGTTAGGTTTCGGAGGAAAACAGGGAAAAGGAGATCAGTTTGTCAGCTGGATCCATGAAGAAGATTTTGCGAATGCTGTTAATTTTATAATCGAAAAAGAAATGACAGGCTTTATCAATGTCGTTTCTCCGGAACCTATTCGAAATGCAGATTTCATGCAGAAACTTCGAAAAACAATTGGCTTTCCTTTCGGAATCCCCGTGAATACCTTTTTATTAAAAATCGGATCATTTTTTATTCGAACAGAAGCAGAACTGATTTTAAAAAGTCGAAATGTGATTCCGAAAAGACTTTTGGAAAATGGTTTTGAATTTAAGTTTGGAAGTATTGACAAGGCTTTTCAAAATTTATTGCACTAA
- a CDS encoding DUF1842 domain-containing protein — MSDLLAGAYLAKGTIGNVGMPGAPVASFSLVVVPSQHSVSGTVVITQAVKGPDSHIVVPVTGKIFATGIGNVTQVVGLRGQYVHSVPPPAIGSFLANFDAHLAIDNEWNGTGGFSYFGHNVEDVPVKAVNQAELV; from the coding sequence ATGTCAGATTTATTAGCAGGTGCTTATTTAGCAAAAGGCACAATCGGAAATGTTGGAATGCCAGGCGCTCCAGTTGCATCATTTAGCTTAGTAGTAGTGCCATCACAGCATTCTGTATCAGGTACAGTAGTCATTACTCAGGCTGTAAAAGGTCCTGATAGTCATATCGTAGTACCAGTAACAGGAAAAATATTTGCAACCGGCATAGGAAATGTTACTCAGGTTGTTGGTTTAAGAGGACAATATGTGCATTCAGTTCCGCCACCGGCAATTGGATCTTTTTTAGCAAATTTTGATGCTCATTTAGCTATAGACAACGAATGGAATGGTACTGGAGGGTTTTCATATTTTGGACATAATGTGGAAGATGTACCCGTAAAAGCTGTAAACCAGGCTGAATTAGTATAA